The proteins below come from a single Triticum aestivum cultivar Chinese Spring chromosome 5D, IWGSC CS RefSeq v2.1, whole genome shotgun sequence genomic window:
- the LOC123124369 gene encoding uncharacterized protein — protein sequence MGSLFSSVAAEDRGRSEEERESSVIHDARCALLHYNSKNPGAEFDLVKPLMNMAVIFRGETWHHVSFWARRRGAPPETPVRQFFGELRYMYICGDDDKSVEIQGCRVVVETCTIIRYLRSRRSHPPARKRNLAGVCVYFALVALRSFIPKMGSLCAERKDTRRSLSG from the exons ATGGGATCTCTATTCTCTTCCGTTGCCGCAGAGGACAGAGGGCGCTCAGAAGA AGAGCGGGAGTCCTCCGTCATTCACGATGCTCGCTGCGCCCTCCTCCACTACAATTCCAAGAACCCG GGTGCCGAGTTCGATCTTGTCAAACCTTTGATGAACATGGCCGTCATATTCAGAGGCGAGACATGGCACCACGTCAGCTTTTGGGCTCGCAGGAGGGGCGCTCCGCCTGAGACCCCCGTGCGGCAATTCTTCGGGGAGCTGCGCTACATGTACATCTGTGGCGATGATGACAAGTCCGTCGAAATACAGGGCTGCCGAGTGGTTGTCGAGACATGCACTATC ATAAGATATCTACGTTCCAGACGCAGCCACCCACCCGCAAGA AAAAGAAACCTCGCAGGAGTGTGTGTGTACTTTGCCCTCGTAGCTTTGAGATCATTCATCCCAAAAATGGGAAGTTTGTGTGCGGAAAGGAAGGACACGAGAAGGAGTTTATCCGGTTGA